AAGAAATCAGGGGGGAAAACTTAGGGattttttagtttcttttttaattattataattttttgtatattataGGCCGCCTGCTCTTTTGAATAAAAAGtgaatttatttttgtaaaaaaatgttATCGCTGTGATCTTAACAACCCAAGCAATACTGAAATCTCATGGTGAACACAGTAAAAACTAATTGAAAAATCAATaatttttggcaatttttttctccccccccccccataattatAATCAATAATTATATGTTTCAATAATAACCTACATTTCATCCTACGTAATTACAAAACCTCAGACGGTTAtgtcaatgaaaaaaataataataataaaaaggttTAGGAATGCAGGAACACTAAAATGCCCGTGTAATGTAATGCTATATATCCTAATCACATGATCCGTTGTAGTTGACTTATTCTGTTATGTTACTTTTAATCATGACTACGAATTCATGTTCTGCTGACTTTCTTATTACCGTGAATATTTGTCATGTGGAAATCCTATTATGAAATTCCGGTGACTGTTACATGTGATGCAAATCAAGTTTGTCCTTTTTCCCTTAGACATGAAGGACCTGGAGAAATTATTGCGGGATGCTGTGGTCAATGGTCAACCGCGCACCTACAGAGTCTGGAAGAAAATCCTTATCCTTGTTGAGGGGATTTACAGGTACTAATCCTAATGGAGGAAAATAACAACAAAACTATATAAAGTTCTTGGAGAAAAAAGATGCTCCAGAAATACtattttatgttaaaaaataattaaaaatagaaataaaaataaggtGGGCAGGGCCTCCATAAAGCTTGTTTACAACATGCTGCAAAGTGTATGCAATTACCCCTGCCCTATTCTGACTTTCATTCCTTATATACGGTATAAGCCCTATTAATGGCAAATACTAATAGGAGGGATCCAAAATTCAATAGGTTGGACGACTCTCTTTTGCATTTTCCAGCATGGAAGGGTCCATTGTCCGTCTTCCGGAAATAATAGCATTAAAGAAGAAGTACAAAGCTTACTTATATCTGGATGAAGCACACAGCATTGGAGCTGTGGGCCCCACAGGACGAGGAGTGGTGGAATACTTTGGAGTGAACCCTGCAGATGTTGATGTCATGATGGGAACATTTACCAAAAGCTTTGGAGCCATTGGAGGATATATTGCTGGAAAAAGggtaaactttatttatttatttttttcccaattgtAAGAGATATTTTGGCCAtattagaattaaaggggttattcagctaacatggccaccttcttccagagacagcaccactcttgtctccagttgggtgCAGGTTCTATaaattagttccattgaagtgaatggagcttaatttcaaaacacgcctgaactggagacaagaatggtgctgtctctgaaagaaagtggccattttttttagcgctggaaaacccctttaagtcactaaGGGCAATAACAATGTAAAGATTCTTCTTACTCAAGTGAACTCAAAGTAAAAAGATTATTCTGGTAATTGTTTTATCTAAATTTCTGCTCCCTTATAATTTTGTTTCCTCCTCTAATTAAAATGACCTAAGTAATGTGTGCGATAGTTCGTTATATACATAAGCATCACTATGAAACACAATTACCCTGTCAGCCTTGTTTCGTTGACATTCATAATCTGGAAATCCCCCTGTCTATCCTAATATATATTCCATTTTATGGGAATCTGTTGTTAGGTTTATGCTGCTTTAACCCAGCTAACTGTCtgtgcactttagttttttttttaactccatgTGTTTAAAAGCATATATGGCTTGCAATTTTTGAcacacccacatgagcctttattttttgcaacaccaattgtcctttgaaattttttttccgcagtgaaattgaaaaaaagcaattttttcattttgtggggttttgtgtttacgctgtttgccctatggtaagaTGAACATATTAtcgatgttcctcaagtcagtaccatTACAACGATAGGCAACTTGTATATCTTATATAGCATTTATTATTTTAgtatgcgagatcaggaatgccataatttaatagttgTGGCAATTCTGTGTGCGGCAAtagcaaattagtttttttttttttttatttaaaaaataatctcatggagatcaatgcagtacatatgttctGGATTGTTCTTTTCAATCAGCACTTTATTACTATGGGCTTCAGAAAACCTTAGTAAAGCGTCATAACATTGCTGAAGCACTGAAAGTATGATGGATGGAGTGGAGTAATCCCGTCACTAGACCACTGATCATGATTtgacagcatttaaatggttaattagccggccgcagaGTGGCACAGTACAGAGCAGTGACCCCTTTGTGTACCCTCTTAGGGACCCATTGGCATACGGGTGCTTTAAAGGTCCTTAAGgtgttaaatgagggcagcataaacaagtCACACAAATGCTGAACAGAAAAGTGCATAACTTACGTCATTCTGTTCagtcattctcctaatatgcagaaaaaTGGGCTTCGCAGTAcgctacttcctcctccctctgtcTGCTGACTGataacagctgtctgcctattcacagtatatacacagtataggcaGACAACTGCCAATAATCAGCAAACTAACAGTGGGAGATGGTGTTCAtaaatatcaaggactactgagcacatgcacataatggagaggagtgTGTAGTGCTCAGTGTCCTCTTTATTCAGGAGGCTATCTTGCTCCATAATGTTATCTGGCCTGTCTAGAGAGGATCCCTGTAGTTTCTCACCAGCAATTAAAATACGTACTGTAACAAGCCCTACTAGGACCCCTACTACATAAACTCTAATTTCTCAAGAGTCAACCTTTTGATTAATTTGAAGCCTTAAATTTCATTCCATCAACATTTAAATTGCCAAGATCAGGATATTTAAATTCCATCCCCTGGGGACATCTAGGAACATCTCTAAGATGCTCAGGAGCACTTCAAAAATGCCAACTTTAGGGTAGGGTTTCCATAGACTTTACCCTATTGGCAGGAGTGTTGACAAGTCTGCAATTTCAGcattaaataaaaaagtatacCTTTATAGTTTTCTCTATAAATGTGTTTGTTAATCTTTTAGGAGCTTGTGGATTATTTAAGGACTCATTCACACAGTGCAGTTTATGCAGCATCCATGTCTCCACCTATAGCTGAGCAAATAATCCGAGTAATGAAGTGCATCATGGCACATGATGGGACTGGTAAGTGGTTTTGTTCTGCATATTGTACATTTTGGTGCAAATTCCACACTGGATATTGTATCAGCTCCAGGGCCTCTTAGTCCAGGTTCTCATTTTTAGTCTAATTCTGCTTCCCCTTTAGTTACAGGGTGCTTTTgaccgataggggcccgataatacctgtaaacgagcagcgatctgctagatcgtcgctcgtttactggacctattacatggcccgataatcgttaaacaagggctgcagggacatcgttacccatgtccttgcagcccttgctcatctatatacaatacctatccacgttccagggcttgcAAAGGGATTGCTGGGTGCAGTGGTATGGAGGGGTAAATCTGCTAGATGGGGTGCTTGGCAAGAAAACCTCAATGTCCAAAGTAATATCAATATAAAGAAGGGAGCGGCACTTACCATCAATCCGTGCAGAACATCGTGCTTAATTTATTTCAGTAAGTCCATAGTTACATACATCTCAGCAGATAAGACACCAATCGGCCATGATGAtgtcaggtgacagctgtttcgcgctaTACAGTGCTTCTCCAGCGCTGTATagcgcaaaacagctgtcacctgacaTCATCATGGCCGATTGCCGTCTTACCTGCGGAGATGTATGTAACTGTGGACTTACTGAAATAAATTAAGCACAATGTTCTCCATGGattgatggtgagtgccgcccctTCTTTATATTGATAGAAAATTTTATTGAATACTACAGTACATAATTTAAGGAGGAGTGGGTTGAAATATGAAGGGAGGTATTATAAATCTTTCTATTATATTTCCCAGTTGTCTAGGGTTTTATGCTGTTTTTGATTCATATGGTTAAATACTATCAAAATCTGCAATATCCCAATATGGCCTTAGCTTTTTTATCTACACGATACAGCCAGTCACAGATTGGTCTCTAAAGTTGGCCCACAGCATTAAGTTAGATTGTTCAGTCACAATGATACTTATATGATCTGCTGACAATCTATGTATAGGGCCCTTTGACTGTCAGATGTAAAAGGAGACAAAGATTAAGCTTGGGTGTCCATGTGTCAGATCCCTGGTTTTACCGAGATAAGAAACTGTTTTACCTTTTGTAGTtgatctcccacaatgcacttcTCTTCGGTAGCTTTCTGTTTGAACAGATAATAAAAACCCCCGCAAATAAAAAGCATTACAAACCTCAACGTTTAGGAAGGGACTGATCGTTTTATGTACCTTTTTTTAGAAGGGTATAGAAGTGCAAAACTAGATTGACTTTAACACTATAAATACAGTACATGGATATTCCAATATACTTCATGTGTCATTTCATCTGCTCTAGGCCAGTTAAGAGTACGGCAGCTCCATGAGAAGACCAGATACTTCAGAAATAAATTACGTGACTTAGGATTCATAATATATGGCAATGAAGATTCTCCTGTGGTTCCTGTCCTGTTGTACATGCCGGGAAAAGTAGGGTAAGTATGATGGTGGTTGTCACTGCCCCAGCCCTATTTCTAATATTAGCCAAACGTTTTGTCTAATAAACTCATTCATGTTTTAAATCCAATCCAAAGGTTTTCCACAAGGGTTGTCACAGTAACTTTTTTTGCCTTTTATAAGTGGCAATATAGAAGTGGGGAATTTATCACTGGTTAGTGGGAAGGTACTGTATAATGCATTGATATGGTCAGAAGAGTCTGATGATCAACTCAAAGGGCAAATGGGCAGTAAGCTTGGAGATTCAGTGTCCCAGTACACTTGGCTACATGAAAAGTCTCCCCAACATTTTCTACACCTGAGGCCCAACTGGAGTGAATGCTGTCCTCTCAGCAACTAGCTCCGAAATTTTACATAACAAAGGTTAACTATCATGCATATCAACAGATCCcagaagaggcagcactccaatattCAGTGAAGAAAaagatgatttattcacccatcaatgttcAACAttttgagatctttttcaagcaacgaTCAGATCCCATTGGGGAattgaaacgttgcacattgatgggtgaataaatcatcttTTCCTTCACTAaatattggagtgctgcctcttctgGGATCTGTTGTACTACTTTGGTGGTCAGGAGTCCGACTACCGGATGTTGTAGCACCCATCTGAGCCACAGTGCCTGCACAGTGCCGTCCAGCCTATCCTGATTTTTATCATGCATATCACATGTTGTAGTGTTATATTTGTTGGACAACTGATCAAAGACTTTGCCTTCATGTCTGTGGATGAACTGCTTCTAAAGAGTAAAGTCACTTGTTGCACTGCACTCATCTTTCTTCTTGTTTTTCAAACTCCCGGTGCCCAGACTAACACTGCTCCTGCTTTACATCAAGGGCCCCCCAAGGAACCATTGGAAGGGCAATGTATTCAGGTGTAACCAGGGGGAAATATAGTGGGACTAATATCATTCCTATTATCTGTGCAAGCCCCTGGGTTCCCCAGCGAGGCGCCTTAGGTTTCAGAGACTTCACTCTAGCTATCGTGACCCATTGGTGCCAGTGTGTGACACAACGCTTCCGAGACTCATAACTCTTCTACTTTAGGTTCAGTTACAAGACCTACAGTAGACTCCCATTGGTAACATCCTTTAAAATGCTGTAGTTACAGGACATGTGATGTATAAAGGTTAATTTTCCTTTCAACCTGATTTTTTTCATACTAGAGACACAGAGCTGTGTCTGTTATCATATTGGCTAAAATGATGATCATattgtttaacttttattttagcactaggtctattaaaggagaagtccatccaggccaatttttttagcaagtgctatggagggggaggataaaagaaataacctgctcttacctccccggctccagcgctggtggcaaCATACCGCTGTTCTGGTCCCCAGGTCCCTGGCCCCTTCCTGGTCTAAACAGGGACCCAAGCCATGATGTGTGAGGTCTGGTCAGACAGTCAACGGCCGTAGCAGGGTTCCACCTTGGccgttgactggctgagcgaacctCACACGTCATGACCTGGGtgcccgctcagaccaggaagcgtccgggaccCAGGGACTGGAACGTcggtatgcagccaccagtgCTGAAGCGGGGGAGGTAAAAGCAGGTTATTTCTTTTATCATGCCCCTCCCCAATACTTGCTACGAATGGATCtggccagacttcccctttaaagaggacctgtcaccattCCTGGACTGTTATAGCAAATACATGTAatacccatgaaataacaattctaaaTCACCTATTCTTTTAGCTCTGTGCTGTTCCTCTACTATTATTACTAGCAATGTATGACTCAATAACCAGCTGGGGGGGAGTGTCCCTACGCCATCTGAAACTATCCAACTGGAGCTGATGGTGGAAGCCTTTGTAGAGTAGCCAACTGATAACACCCAAGTCATACAATTCTAGTAAGAATAAGAAAAGAAGAGCACATCACAGAGCTTTAAGAGTAGTGGATTCAGAATTTGGTATTTTTGAGGAAAACAGGTATTAGTTAAAACAAACAGGTAAGGAgaggtgactagagatgagcgagcatgctcgtccaagcttggtattcgtttgagtattagggtactcgttggtgctcgttactcggacgagcatctcgcgatacttgaggcAATGACATcgtcctcttcctgcatgtttggcggctttttctcagccaatcatcatgcaggagaggcttttggagcttgtagcatcacgtggaaACCCAACATgtagatagcagcgattggctggccagatcagatgacctgggcatataagaatctggtcccgcgatgctcgcttcagacgcaggctggatgagcatagggagagagctgctgtctgtcagggagagtgttagggtgggaataatagtgtctgttaggcaggaatcatccacaaagaacccaacagtccttctatgggctacaactacatttcttggctgcacactgtacagagcgactggtgccagaaaggggacagcacatggtccacaaagaccccaaagaaattgcctAAAGTCTTCTCTTGCTGCTGTTGTACCTTGGCttactgggatctgtagtgcagctacacctatcctggctgtgcagtgtgcagtgtaacgggtgctctaaaacaaaaAGTACCTGGTACACAGAGACTCCATaaactacaccaaaagtcctctcAGTTGCACCTAGTTGTTAGCTTTCCTAACATGTGTCAGCACATGTGCCTTACCCgttttggtctgggtcagcaaaattctATTGAGGGtcaccacccggctgttgcccataatttggcgtaaggttgcgattagccagccccagaggcatccatgcatgctgcccctgctgtttcctgtccatttctgtagtgtttccatcattttctgaggtttccaggttttcaggcaaccttccctgtgcagagctctggtcccctgcaaaaatgctcgagtttcccattgacttcaatggggtttgttacgtGAAATGAGAACCCGAGCATCGTGAAATATTCGTCTCTAGTATAGAGTAcgcgagcattttagtactcgctcatctctagaggtgaCATCTTCTCTTCAAGGCGAAAAATTGCATTTGTCTCTACCCCCGACCTAGTAAGAAAACATTTCTACTTGTAATAGGTTGattcttagtaaaaaaaaaattaatattattCTTTTATGTTCTTTAAATTTACAGGGCATTTGCACGGCACATGCTAGAGAAGAAAATCGGTGTGGTTGTCGTTGGATTCCCAGCCACTCCTATCGCAGAGGCCAGAGCAAGGTTTTGCATTTCAGCAGCACACACAAAGGAGATGCTGGACATTGTATGTATACTATACATGGTCTCCAACCAATTGTCCATTATACCAGTTAATGTAATCACCATAAAAGTCACCTGCACTTTCATTTCTATAGAA
This sequence is a window from Dendropsophus ebraccatus isolate aDenEbr1 chromosome 15, aDenEbr1.pat, whole genome shotgun sequence. Protein-coding genes within it:
- the LOC138774569 gene encoding serine palmitoyltransferase 3-like isoform X3; its protein translation is MSGSAAQNNDFVPLYQDFENFYTRNLYMRVRDNWNRPICSVPGPQFDLMERLTDDYNWTYRYTGRVIKDVINMGSYNYLGFAENNEESLESVKNALQQYGGGIGSTRQEMGNLAIHEELEELVARFVNTEAAMVFSMGFATNSTNIPALVGKGCLILSDELNHTSVVLGARLSGATIRIFKHNNMKDLEKLLRDAVVNGQPRTYRVWKKILILVEGIYSMEGSIVRLPEIIALKKKYKAYLYLDEAHSIGAVGPTGRGVVEYFGVNPADVDVMMGTFTKSFGAIGGYIAGKRELVDYLRTHSHSAVYAASMSPPIAEQIIRVMKCIMAHDGTGQLRVRQLHEKTRYFRNKLRDLGFIIYGNEDSPVVPVLLYMPGKVGAFARHMLEKKIGVVVVGFPATPIAEARARFCISAAHTKEMLDIVLDAIDEMGDFLRLKYSRLPKSGQVLAYDEANNELDD